The following proteins are encoded in a genomic region of Dyadobacter sp. UC 10:
- a CDS encoding Ig-like domain-containing protein — protein MILYLGLAPMLFAQESIGLEWIKGFQGANVQSHSITRDAQGNFLIAGSFNGATDFDPGPGTYTLTNDGREEPFVVKLDPSGNFIRVMAMKGQSIGSGRAYGIALDAAGNIYLTGYFLGAVDFDPGPGTHIVSSQAIGNSAIFVQKLNADGNLLWVKAMDSGQTSEGNKVQVDAAGNVYSTGYFRGSADFDPGTGTHIMQSNSTISGAGNTYIQKLDTEGNFVWAKSFGATGTENRSEANAIALDGSGNVYTTGIFSGTIDFDPGTGTQELSQEGGATNTFIQKMNADGNFLWAKSIKGSTSAGEGIKTDAGQNVLIAGSFSGTADFDPGTGTSNLSDGPGFVQKLSADGNFVWAKTLTGTGRGVDTDAGSVYVANGNAVQKLNADGTIAWQKGLNGSAVARAVQVDGDGNVYFTGSNTGTITGEGACNYTLNAGGFLAKLNEEEFPEGFAISANTLSPREQTTCVLGIPDVIVGSDVQITAPAGDSRALTYQWQVGTSATGPWTDIAGEIFKDLQPLSGNETRWYRRQVKAVSAFCELVNLNNSAVATVTVNAQVAPIANADGPLWYVCEDGDNTVTLNGSATNGDGNYTYTWYLGSPVYGTEVGSAAAFTTPAITSTTTYTLQVKDGNGCTDIEQVTIAPAIAQAGPDKSFCQADQGVQIGTPPIADPNITYTWEVLSGTTGSLSCTNCAQPIAEPTEDTEYQLTVTVKQKDNTECSSTNTVWVRTLSAPNNLLEFAGTDKTICQGETVVLGGDSAGTGYTYTWSTGQYLSSASTYNPRFDAGTAHAICPVIYTVTATKDGCSFTDEVKVSVIESDIDFADDTRCGPRWVRSREAVNYNCDEATYAWSRVSGTGSIQETRNNGREAYLVSTEGNSIFRRTVTLNGVSCSADIEIIPCVDGEICEFELITVSDQGCPKVFGNFAEIKVGTKYIDPSAYNFKWGPSNMVDNDTAKIVTITNNSPFTLTLTLTNKTNPAIQCNQTLEVNTPSWTLPDFNMAGGAGCAGTPITIGAADAGGFSYQWTGDQINALSDPSISNPVVTVNEATVYTVVVTEDASGCTSTYTVPVDVSTIVVNAGPDRAVCNGGTATLGLPAPAGTNWIYHWEPEDAAWTNGTDGSQAQPQVIFAVAAPQTFTVTATDTLTGCTATDSVVVRNEQEEDEYSGADQEICQGQSTTLGTEAIPGATYAWFEADGTTPATGLSCTTCARPSYSNALETKTFVVKVSFGETCTTPLSANVTITVTPRPASIDLADVNLCEEESVQIGYGNGTNPAAPENAMFQWSPATGLSDPNVANPTATVTQEIIYTVTVDMIGPAGCSFREQVRISPLANAGPDQVICAGETVVLGATAVTGVTYAWTGAGIVGPNNVANPTVRPASTTTYTMTATNADGCESTREVTVTVNTPVDFNITGNTTICEGGVATVGIQGTVPPNTLWEWSPRTGVQDPTNPNTQIAATSTQTYRLTQTNSVSGCTNAKEVVIVVNPGIDVTSANLKLCPDQSKAITLNVTSGSGNYQYRWTPSEFLSDANIANPTVTPSVDRTYSVTVTDLASGCQFVRTVEVDVLTEEECVELPVTLISFDVKKEGTTAQMTWKTASEVNSSHFDIERSGNGREWAAIGRVSAAGDDVQTNSYTFTDTEPVEGINYYRLKMVDRDSTFAYSAIRSGSFERTTETTVFPNPVSDILHIRTSDWKNVSRIDILNAGGLTVYQSQEIPYEEVNITKLPQGTYLVKVTRKNGSVAVRKIVIAR, from the coding sequence ATGATATTATATCTTGGGTTGGCCCCCATGCTTTTCGCCCAGGAATCCATAGGACTAGAGTGGATCAAGGGTTTTCAGGGAGCAAATGTTCAATCCCACTCAATTACCCGGGACGCACAGGGTAATTTTTTAATTGCAGGAAGTTTTAATGGAGCAACAGACTTTGATCCGGGGCCTGGGACTTATACACTCACAAATGATGGTAGAGAAGAACCCTTTGTAGTAAAACTGGACCCCTCCGGCAATTTTATCCGGGTCATGGCAATGAAGGGGCAGTCTATAGGGAGTGGTCGCGCATATGGGATTGCTCTCGATGCCGCCGGAAACATATACCTTACGGGATACTTTCTGGGAGCGGTCGATTTTGACCCGGGACCAGGCACGCATATAGTCTCTTCTCAGGCGATAGGTAATTCAGCTATTTTTGTTCAGAAACTGAATGCCGACGGAAACCTTCTCTGGGTTAAGGCGATGGATTCGGGTCAAACCAGTGAAGGGAACAAAGTTCAGGTGGATGCAGCCGGGAATGTGTATTCAACCGGGTATTTCAGAGGTTCGGCTGATTTTGACCCAGGAACCGGAACCCATATAATGCAATCAAACAGCACCATTTCGGGAGCCGGCAATACTTATATCCAAAAACTGGACACGGAAGGAAATTTCGTTTGGGCAAAGAGCTTTGGCGCGACAGGCACCGAAAACAGAAGTGAAGCAAACGCTATCGCCCTGGATGGCAGCGGCAATGTTTATACGACCGGTATATTTAGCGGGACGATTGACTTTGATCCGGGCACCGGTACCCAGGAGCTGAGCCAGGAAGGCGGCGCAACGAATACCTTCATTCAGAAGATGAATGCGGACGGCAATTTTCTTTGGGCCAAAAGTATCAAAGGAAGCACATCCGCAGGTGAAGGAATTAAGACGGATGCCGGACAAAATGTACTTATCGCAGGTAGCTTCAGTGGCACAGCGGACTTCGATCCCGGAACAGGCACCAGCAATCTTAGCGACGGGCCTGGTTTCGTGCAGAAACTGAGTGCAGACGGCAATTTTGTTTGGGCCAAAACCTTGACAGGCACGGGTAGAGGCGTCGATACGGATGCTGGCAGTGTATATGTGGCCAATGGGAATGCCGTACAAAAGCTGAATGCAGATGGTACCATCGCCTGGCAAAAGGGGTTGAACGGCAGCGCCGTTGCCAGAGCCGTTCAAGTTGACGGTGACGGCAATGTGTATTTCACAGGATCTAATACCGGCACTATTACCGGTGAGGGCGCCTGCAATTACACGTTGAACGCGGGCGGTTTTCTTGCAAAATTGAATGAGGAAGAGTTTCCCGAAGGTTTTGCTATCTCGGCCAATACCCTGTCCCCACGCGAGCAGACAACCTGTGTGCTGGGGATTCCCGATGTGATTGTCGGATCTGATGTACAGATCACTGCCCCGGCAGGGGATTCACGCGCACTGACTTATCAGTGGCAGGTAGGAACCTCCGCTACAGGCCCATGGACAGACATAGCCGGTGAAATTTTCAAAGACCTGCAACCCCTTTCAGGTAATGAAACACGCTGGTACCGTCGCCAAGTAAAGGCTGTATCGGCTTTTTGCGAGCTGGTAAATTTAAATAACTCTGCCGTAGCAACCGTGACTGTCAATGCCCAGGTTGCGCCCATCGCCAATGCCGACGGGCCGCTATGGTATGTCTGCGAAGATGGCGACAATACGGTTACACTCAACGGCTCAGCAACGAACGGTGACGGGAACTACACCTACACCTGGTATCTGGGAAGCCCTGTATACGGTACGGAGGTGGGATCGGCTGCCGCCTTTACCACACCGGCCATTACTAGTACCACCACATATACCCTGCAGGTTAAGGACGGAAACGGCTGTACTGACATTGAGCAGGTCACCATCGCTCCCGCCATTGCCCAGGCCGGTCCCGACAAGTCGTTTTGTCAGGCAGACCAGGGTGTTCAAATCGGGACTCCTCCCATTGCCGACCCTAATATCACTTATACATGGGAGGTGCTGTCGGGGACAACCGGCAGCTTGAGCTGCACGAACTGTGCGCAACCCATTGCCGAACCAACCGAGGATACCGAATACCAACTTACGGTAACAGTAAAGCAAAAAGACAATACCGAGTGCTCCAGCACCAACACCGTGTGGGTAAGGACGCTCAGCGCACCAAACAACTTGCTGGAATTTGCGGGAACTGATAAAACGATTTGTCAGGGTGAAACTGTCGTACTCGGGGGGGACAGCGCAGGCACAGGATATACTTACACCTGGTCGACCGGCCAATACCTGAGCAGCGCTTCTACTTACAATCCTAGGTTTGACGCCGGTACCGCACATGCGATTTGCCCGGTGATCTATACCGTAACGGCAACAAAGGACGGCTGTTCGTTTACAGATGAAGTGAAAGTGTCGGTTATTGAATCAGACATCGACTTTGCGGACGACACAAGATGCGGGCCGCGCTGGGTACGTTCCAGAGAGGCGGTTAACTATAATTGCGACGAAGCAACGTATGCATGGAGCCGAGTAAGCGGTACGGGGAGCATTCAGGAAACCCGGAACAACGGCCGGGAGGCGTACCTTGTCAGTACAGAAGGCAACAGTATTTTCAGGCGGACGGTCACACTCAACGGTGTTTCGTGTTCAGCAGATATAGAAATCATACCATGTGTAGATGGAGAAATCTGCGAATTTGAACTCATTACTGTGTCCGACCAGGGATGCCCCAAGGTATTCGGTAATTTTGCCGAAATTAAAGTCGGGACCAAATACATCGACCCAAGTGCGTATAACTTTAAATGGGGCCCCTCAAACATGGTAGACAATGATACTGCCAAAATCGTAACCATTACCAACAACAGTCCGTTTACCCTTACCCTAACGTTGACTAACAAAACCAATCCAGCCATTCAGTGCAACCAAACGCTTGAGGTGAACACGCCCAGCTGGACCCTGCCCGACTTTAACATGGCAGGCGGTGCAGGCTGTGCCGGTACCCCGATTACGATCGGAGCGGCCGATGCAGGTGGATTCAGCTACCAGTGGACTGGTGATCAAATTAATGCATTAAGTGATCCTTCGATATCCAACCCGGTTGTGACTGTCAATGAAGCTACCGTCTACACAGTCGTAGTGACTGAGGATGCCAGCGGCTGTACCAGCACCTACACAGTCCCCGTGGATGTCAGCACAATTGTCGTTAATGCCGGCCCCGACCGCGCTGTTTGTAACGGCGGAACTGCCACACTCGGCCTTCCCGCACCTGCCGGGACTAACTGGATCTATCATTGGGAACCTGAAGACGCGGCATGGACAAACGGTACCGACGGCAGCCAAGCCCAGCCTCAGGTCATATTTGCGGTCGCTGCGCCTCAAACGTTCACCGTTACCGCAACAGATACGCTCACAGGCTGTACAGCAACCGACTCGGTAGTGGTAAGAAACGAACAGGAAGAAGATGAATACAGCGGCGCCGACCAAGAGATTTGTCAGGGGCAATCTACAACATTGGGCACCGAGGCTATTCCGGGTGCAACCTATGCATGGTTTGAAGCAGACGGGACAACCCCCGCCACAGGATTGAGCTGCACCACCTGCGCGCGACCTAGTTATTCAAACGCACTGGAAACAAAGACCTTTGTTGTAAAAGTCTCCTTTGGCGAAACCTGTACGACACCGCTCTCGGCAAATGTAACAATTACCGTTACTCCCCGCCCAGCATCGATCGATCTTGCCGACGTGAATTTGTGTGAAGAGGAAAGCGTCCAGATCGGATATGGGAACGGCACCAATCCAGCCGCACCCGAAAACGCTATGTTCCAATGGTCGCCGGCTACGGGGTTGAGCGATCCTAATGTCGCCAATCCTACCGCAACAGTTACTCAGGAAATCATCTACACCGTCACGGTTGACATGATTGGCCCGGCCGGTTGCTCTTTCAGAGAACAAGTGCGGATAAGTCCTCTGGCAAATGCAGGGCCTGATCAGGTTATCTGCGCTGGAGAGACCGTTGTACTGGGCGCGACGGCAGTAACAGGGGTCACTTATGCCTGGACAGGGGCTGGAATTGTCGGCCCAAACAATGTGGCAAACCCTACCGTTCGCCCTGCCAGCACGACGACTTATACCATGACGGCAACGAATGCGGATGGTTGCGAAAGCACCCGGGAAGTTACCGTAACAGTGAACACACCTGTAGATTTTAACATCACAGGTAATACAACGATCTGCGAAGGCGGCGTGGCCACAGTCGGTATTCAAGGCACAGTGCCTCCGAACACACTTTGGGAGTGGAGCCCAAGAACTGGTGTACAAGACCCCACCAACCCCAATACACAAATTGCCGCGACCAGTACGCAAACCTACAGACTGACCCAAACCAATTCAGTTTCGGGCTGTACAAATGCCAAGGAAGTCGTCATAGTCGTAAACCCAGGGATCGATGTGACTTCAGCAAATTTGAAATTGTGCCCAGATCAGTCGAAAGCAATCACTCTGAATGTTACATCAGGTTCTGGCAATTATCAATATCGTTGGACACCTTCAGAATTCCTTTCCGACGCGAACATTGCTAATCCAACTGTGACCCCTTCTGTCGATCGCACCTATTCTGTTACCGTAACAGACCTTGCCTCTGGATGTCAGTTTGTAAGAACAGTTGAAGTGGATGTCCTGACAGAGGAAGAATGTGTGGAATTACCGGTGACATTAATATCCTTTGATGTAAAGAAAGAGGGAACAACGGCCCAAATGACGTGGAAAACTGCCTCAGAAGTGAATAGTAGCCATTTCGATATAGAAAGAAGTGGCAATGGACGCGAATGGGCGGCGATCGGACGGGTGTCTGCAGCCGGAGATGACGTCCAAACCAATTCGTATACCTTTACAGACACCGAACCGGTTGAAGGAATAAACTACTACCGGCTTAAAATGGTCGACAGGGACAGCACCTTTGCGTACAGCGCCATTCGGAGCGGCAGTTTTGAGAGGACCACCGAAACTACTGTTTTCCCCAACCCGGTGTCTGATATACTGCATATCAGGACCAGCGATTGGAAAAACGTGAGCCGGATAGACATCCTGAATGCAGGTGGACTGACAGTCTACCAGTCCCAGGAAATCCCTTACGAAGAGGTGAACATTACCAAATTGCCACAAGGCACTTATCTGGTGAAAGTAACCCGGAAAAATGGGTCCGTGGCAGTCCGCAAAATTGTGATCGCCAGGTAA
- the aqpZ gene encoding aquaporin Z: protein MKKYIAEFIGTFWLVLGGCGSAVLSAGFPQVGIGLLGVSLAFGLAVLTIAYSLGHISGAHLNPAVSIGLWAGGRFEGKALPGYILSQVLGGIAGAAMLYLIVTGNGSPIGDFAANGYGEHSPGNYSMGAALITEFVMTFIFLIIILGSTYPSAPFGFAGIAIGLGLTLIHLISIPVSNTSVNPARSISQAIFVGGWAAQQLWVFILAPTAGALLAGVLYKSVFAKD from the coding sequence ATGAAAAAATATATAGCAGAATTTATTGGCACGTTTTGGCTTGTTCTAGGTGGCTGTGGCAGTGCAGTACTTTCGGCCGGCTTTCCTCAGGTTGGTATAGGGCTTTTAGGGGTCTCGCTGGCATTCGGGTTGGCTGTGCTTACCATAGCATATTCGCTCGGCCATATTTCGGGTGCCCACTTAAACCCGGCAGTTTCTATCGGCTTGTGGGCAGGTGGGCGCTTTGAGGGCAAGGCGCTACCGGGCTATATATTGTCACAGGTTCTGGGGGGGATTGCAGGAGCTGCTATGCTTTACCTGATCGTTACTGGCAACGGCAGTCCCATCGGTGATTTTGCAGCAAATGGCTATGGTGAGCATTCTCCTGGCAATTACAGTATGGGCGCAGCACTCATTACTGAATTTGTGATGACATTTATATTCCTGATTATCATTCTGGGCTCGACTTATCCATCGGCACCTTTTGGTTTTGCTGGGATTGCTATTGGTCTGGGGCTTACCCTGATCCATTTAATCAGTATCCCTGTCAGCAATACTTCGGTTAATCCCGCCCGTAGCATCAGCCAAGCTATTTTTGTGGGCGGATGGGCAGCCCAGCAACTATGGGTTTTTATCCTTGCTCCGACCGCAGGGGCGCTGCTGGCAGGGGTGCTGTATAAATCAGTGTTTGCCAAAGATTGA
- a CDS encoding response regulator transcription factor: MTILIVTDSPLFEVGLQAIIKSEFSEAQILQTNTLKSSIALSAGKPVHMMLLDASVDDGKDTNLLKAFKQSSKALVMVHLGDELVYIYPFIRAGANGLLSKKCTSAEICEGIKKVSKNLPFVSSEIQQLLLSHITSDKVIASQGLTKKESQLAELIATTKTRNEIAAIAGINPQTVTTYKRKIFQKLMVNNILELNIKLKKLTVLR, encoded by the coding sequence ATGACGATATTGATCGTTACAGACAGCCCCCTTTTTGAAGTTGGATTACAAGCAATTATAAAAAGCGAATTCTCAGAGGCGCAAATTTTGCAAACTAATACATTGAAAAGCAGTATCGCACTATCTGCCGGGAAGCCCGTTCATATGATGTTACTGGATGCAAGCGTTGATGACGGCAAGGACACCAACCTATTAAAAGCTTTTAAGCAAAGTTCCAAGGCACTTGTGATGGTGCATCTGGGCGATGAGCTGGTATATATTTACCCTTTCATCAGAGCGGGAGCAAATGGGTTGCTTTCCAAAAAATGCACCTCTGCCGAAATCTGTGAAGGCATCAAGAAAGTATCAAAAAATTTACCATTTGTAAGTTCCGAAATTCAACAGCTCTTACTGTCGCACATTACATCCGACAAAGTAATTGCCAGCCAAGGATTGACCAAAAAAGAAAGCCAATTGGCTGAATTGATCGCGACAACTAAAACTCGCAATGAAATCGCGGCAATAGCCGGGATCAACCCGCAAACCGTTACAACCTATAAGCGCAAAATTTTTCAAAAACTGATGGTAAACAACATTTTAGAGCTCAATATCAAGCTCAAAAAACTTACTGTCCTCCGATAG
- a CDS encoding helix-turn-helix domain-containing protein, giving the protein MEHDDLIFKSLEILHSLTKPERDFLLLLLAKPTHSIPPEADRRLIHPAKVNPFLKKLFKILRVRFSDPFFGIKDLSTEFSMSRMTIFRKVKSHTGYATSDLIRNYRLTRARELLKKEHSVSDTARKAGFKSQAYFSKCFRDRYKITPSGFIQQYKK; this is encoded by the coding sequence ATGGAACACGATGATCTTATCTTTAAATCACTTGAAATTCTACATTCGTTAACAAAACCTGAAAGAGACTTTCTCCTTTTGCTCCTAGCAAAGCCCACACACAGTATCCCGCCAGAGGCCGACAGACGATTGATACATCCGGCGAAAGTAAATCCGTTTCTGAAAAAACTGTTTAAAATCCTGCGTGTGCGGTTTAGCGATCCTTTCTTTGGCATCAAAGATCTCAGTACCGAATTCAGCATGAGCAGGATGACCATTTTCAGGAAAGTAAAATCCCATACCGGATATGCGACCAGTGACCTAATCCGGAATTATCGTCTCACGCGGGCCAGAGAGCTTTTGAAAAAAGAACATTCGGTTTCAGATACTGCCCGCAAAGCCGGGTTCAAAAGCCAGGCATATTTCAGCAAATGTTTCAGGGACCGCTACAAAATAACACCTTCGGGTTTCATTCAGCAATACAAAAAATGA